From the genome of Sporomusa sphaeroides DSM 2875:
ACAAATATGGCATTTTCCGCTCCCCGTGATGGTACAATTACTTCAATTGCCGCTTTCTTTAGTACTACTGCAGCCTTAGCGTTAGTAGGCACCACAATAACGATTACAGCAGAGTTATTTAGTTCACCTACACCTGATAATGACTTTACACTAGTCCCCGGTACTACTGTAACATTAGCACCACCTCTCACTGGCGTAGTTGCCATTGGAGATACCAGTAATGGAATTCTTACCGGCTTGGCAATACCGGTAACTGCCCAAACTCGTCTATTGCTGGTGTTCTCTGCAACAGCGGACGGACTTAGCCTTATCAACACCGTCGCAGGCTATGCCAGTGCAGGTGTTACTATTGAATAGTTTCGCAAATAGACTGTTTGTACAAGATTTATCTCATAATCGGTAAACCAACCTGTAAAAAGGGTCCTCGTTCATATGAACAAGGACCCTTTCATCCTGAAAGAAGATGATAGTGTATGCAGTTTGGTCAATTACGGTTACATATGCTCAGTTAGCCTACAGTATGTAGGTGGTAAGCATTTTACACTATCGACACGCACAGACCTATCTAAGCTTCACCGGCATGGGTGGGCAAAGGACTGCGGCACCGCACCAGCTTTACTGAACACACCTTTAACTGCAATGAAGTTTTTACCTGTCGCGGACCGACAAGCTGAAGCTCCTGAACCTCCATCAATCCTTTCAAATGGATACTCCTGTCCGGCCGGGCAGAACGGTGACTGATTGCGCCGGTAAAAGGCTGTTCAAAGGAAACAAAATGGATAGGTTGAGTTCCATCCGGCACGCAGGCCACATACTCAATGGTTACGAGTACATGCCCGGAAAAAATTACTTTTTTATCGGCACCTGTGGCTTTATCAATTGTTGGTACTGCTGTCATGCGCAGCAAAAATTCAATATCAGGCTTATCCTGTGGAATGGTTAGCGTGTCGCCTATCATAAACTGCCTACTTTTTCTATGATAACGCCGGCTCATAGCTGATTCCTCCTTACTCAATTAATGTATAATCACATTTACTAATAGTTTATGATTTCAAACAAATTGTGTTACTCGCCCGGCGCCAAGGCAGGCTCATTCTAATAAATGAAGTTCTGTTAAATCAAATAATTATGTCTCTAATAAAACATTCCGAGTACTTGTAGTCTCTCATCTTTTAGCGATAGTTTTCACATTATGTCACCATTATCCGGAACCACTGCTGAAGTTGAAACATATACTATTTTAGAAAGGAAAGCTTTATCAAGCTAAATGCCCTGACTGCTTGAGCAAGACTTAGACTACAAGGAGGAATGGAAATGAATAATACGTTAATCAATATTGCCGGAATCTGTGATGTTTGCAGGCTTACGTTGCATGATAACGATAGCTGGACCGAATTATCAATTCCGGAGAATTTGGTTCTCCCCCGGGAAAAGCCGGATATTGAACAAATCCTCTCTGCCAACGTCGCGGTTAAAATCATTAAAACCAAAGTCATTGTAACCCCCAGTACAGAGCAGACTCCCAACTTTGAAGGAAAGTTACTAACCGGACGCAAGCTCATTATCGGGGGAGAGCTTTGCCAGTCAATCACCTATACCGCAGATTTCTCCAGCCAGCCGGTACACTCGGTCCACTTCGTAGTACCATTCTCCGCCTATATTGTCATCCCGAAAAAAATAAGAATACTAAATGAAATCACCTGCTGTGAAAAAAGCATAGACTCCTTATTTGTCAATTATCATGTCAAGGCCTGCGTGGAAGATGTATTTATCCAGGAAATCAATAAGCGTCAGATCTTTAAAAATATCCTCTTATTTCTGCAGGCTGTACCGACTATAACCGGTTGCGTCTAAAAATAAAGGTTAGTCAGATACTCTATTTCACAAGGAGGAAAGGCCATGAATAATTGCGATACTAACTGCCTGAAAGAATGCAAAGCAACGCTGGGTAATGTAGAATGCAGTGTTAACGGAAACTTTGACAGACCCTTACCCTGCGAATGCGAAAAGGTCGATGAACTGGTAATCATTAACGGAATATGCCCCAGAGAAAAACTGGAATGCTTTCTTGATTGTGGTAACATCCGGCGATGGACACAGCTACTTGTACCGGAGGTTTTGTGTATTCCCTGCCAAAAACCTGATATTGAACAATTAATCAGCATTACCGCAATTGTGGACATTATTTCACAACGGGTAGTGCGCACCCCCGGAGACAAGTGTATGACTCTCACCAATGAAGAATGTACGGATTTGACTGGCAAAAAGCTGATTATCGAAGGAGTTTTGCAGCAAAAAATTGTATATGCGGCTGCTGTGGAAGAACAAAGTGTTCATTCCGTACATTTCGATGTACCATTCTCGGCGTTTATTATTCTTGCTCCGGAAGACCACCTGTCAAAAAAATTTAAAGTTGAGGCCTGCATTGAAGATATTTTCATCACAAATATTACGGCAAGAAAAATATTTAAGAATGTAACCTTGGTTATCAGGGCATTGCCTATTGTCTGTCCAGAGATTTGCATCATATAGAATGAGGAGGAAATTCAGCTATGAAAACATGTCAATGCATTGGGCAGCATGCTGTTGAAGTAGTAGGTGTATGCGATCCCGCCCAAGTCGCTATCGGCCTGAATAAATGTGATCTTGGTCAATGGACGCAAATTTCCATACCCGAAATCCTTCAACTGCCTTGTGCCAAACCAGATGTAGCAACCGTTGATAAAGTATTTGTTGATGTACAGCTAAAATCAATACGGGTTGTAAAAACACCGGCCGGAGAGTGTGGTTCTCCTATCGTAAACCGCGAGGGTCTTCGGCTGACAGGGAGAAAGCTGGTCGTAGAAGGATTACTGAAACAAAAGCTGGTTTATACAGCAGCCTTGTGTGACCAACCTGTTCATTTCGCACATTTTGAAGTCCCGTTTTCAGCGTTTATCATTTTAGCGTGCGACACCTGCCTTGATCAACAGTTTTGCGTAGAAACCTGTGTGGAAGACGTTTTTGCAATACCCTTTAACTGCAGGGAAATATTTAAAAATGTGACCTTATTTTTACAAGCCATTCCTGTTTAAAGACATAGAGGTTATTTTTATTATGCAGCGGACGATACGCCTAAGCCGGTGCCATGGATTTCCCCCAGAATTGCGGATGTTGTTCCAAAGGCAGAAAAAACGGATACGCCTGAGCGTTATCCGTTTTTATATTTTACATTTACAGTTAGCCATCTCATAACAGACTACCCGTAAAATTATATAATTGGCACATGGTTGCCAGCCATTACTCTGTACTTTCTATCCCGCTGTCAAGCGGCCGGATTACCAATGGCAAGTGAACATCGCCGTATTGGCTATAGTCGTTATCCTGTGCATTATGGTAAACTTTTTGTTCTGAGACCGGAAGCTGAGATTCGTCCTGACCGCTTTTATACGGCGATTGGGTGCAGCAAGCTTGTGGAATGACCGGCCAAAGCGGTTTATCCGGCTTGCAGGCAACAGTATGGCCGGGTTCACAACATGGTACCGGTAAACATTTTCTCACACGGAAAAGCTTACGCAGACAAACCTTTAACGCTATTACTTTCTTTATAGTTCTGGGATCGATCAGGTGACATTCATGAAACAAGAATTTTGCTTTTAAACAGGCTTTCAGCTTCTCACATAAAAAGCGATGACAAATTAAACCGCCGAAAGGTATGGAAAAAGATACAAAATGAACAGGCTGCGTACCGTCTGGAACACACGCCACATATTCCACACAAACAAGTATATGTCCTGAAAAAATAACTTTTTTATGCATAGTTACCGTTTTATCAATAATCGGGGTTGTTGTCACACGAAGTATTGATTCAATATCAGGTTTATGGCACGGAATACTAAGTTTATCAGTTATGGAAACTTGAGTACTTTTACGTCCCATATCCTACTACCTCCTTTATCTGTAATATTAGAAAACACTGGATTCGCCTACCAGGCTCTACCATTGCTTCATTTTCCGTAATAATAGTGCCGGTCGGTCATGATGACCTCTTCGGGACCACAAACGGAACAGTTTGAGCCTGAATGGTACTTTTTCGTTGTCGACTGGTAATGACTGGAGCAATGATTATAAGGAATATGCTGCTGACAACTATCCGAATGACCACTGCAGGGCGGACATGGTGGACAGTTAGGTTCCTGTTTTAATATCGGGCAAAGGAAAATAATACTGGTAACACTTAAACATCTGCAATCCAGAAGCTTGACGGCTATATCCTCTACAACTGTACAAATTTGAACTACTTCCTGTTTGCTATCACCTAAAACAATAAAGGTGCAAAAGGGAACTTCAAAATGGGCGCAGTGGAATGGCTGGCAAGGATCATTGGTAGAAAATTTTACTTTTATCTGCTTTTTACCATTAATAACAAGTTTTCTACCTATAGGTGTACATATCTCTTTGTTCGAGCAAACAACTACACTTACACACACTTCCAATATCTCATGGATGCTTGGGTTAGGGCAGGGTATATATAATTTATCAGTTTCACAAAATTGTGTGTGGGGATGATTGGGCGGGCATTTGGGAAAGTGTGCTTCAGGTGTAATGCCTGACACCTCAATAAGCTTATCTGTCATTATGTTTCCTCCTTATCTTTTTGTTTGACAGTGGCTTCTATCTCCTTATTCACTATAGTTTATGGTTCCGGAGGACTTTGTGCTACTCTACAGCAAGCTGTTAATTAAAATTCTTATGTTTTGTAGCGATAGCTACGGCAACAACATCGCTTAGTTCCGAGCACTTCCTTATACAACAAATATGCCCCACACCTTATACAGGTATGGGGCATATTTTTCATTCCCTGAAAACTTCACAGAAGAAAGACTGCGCAATTGGGTGGCATTGCAGAGTTACAAGATTCATATAGGATGTTCGCTCGCTCCGCTCGGAACTAAGCGATTCGCACAAGTTTCCGCGTCGCTAACGCTCCTACAAACTTGGCTCTCTGCTTAAATGTTTGCACTTGTGCAAACGAGGTATTTAAGTCAAGTCCTCGGCCTATTAGTACCAGTCAGCTGCATGGATTGCTCCACTTCCACATCTGGCCTATCTACCTTGTCGTCTGCAAGGGGCCTTACTTCTTTCGAATGACAGACCTCATCTTAAGGCTGGTTTCACGCTTAGATGCTTTCAGCGTTTATCCTTTCCGAACGTAGCTACCCAGCTGTACTCCTGGCGGAATAACTGGTACACCATTGGTTCGTCCACTCCGGTCCTCTCGTACTAGGAGCAGTTCCCTTCAAGTCTCTTACGCCCGCGATGGATAGGGACCGAACTGTCTCACGACGTTCTGAACCCAGCTCACGTACCACTTTAATGGGCGAACAGCCCAACCCTTGGGACCTACTTCAGCCCCAGGATGTGATGAGCCGACATCGAGGTGCCAAACCTCCCCGTCGATATGGACTCTTGGGAGAGATTAGCCTGTTATCCCCAGGGTAGCTTTTATCCGTTGAGCGATGGCCCTTCCACTCGGTACCACCGGATCACTAAGCCCGACTTTCGTCCCTGCTCGACTTGTTGGTCTTGCAGTCAAGCTCCCTTCTGCCTTTACACTCTTCGCGCGATTTCCATCCGCGCTGAGGGAACCTTTGGGCGCCTCCGTTACTCTTTCGGAGGCGACCGCCCCAGTCAAACTGCCCGCCTGATACTGTCCCGAATCTCGTTACGATTACGGTTAGAACTCCAGTAAATAAAGGGTGGTATCCCAACATCGACTCCATTGAAACTTGCGTTCCAACTTCTAAGTCTCCCACCTATCCTGTACATCATTTACCAAAACTCAATGTCAGGTTGCAGTAAAGCTCCATGGGGTCTTTCTGTCCAGTCGCGGGTAACCTGCATCTTCACAGGTATTTCAATTTCACCGGGTCCCTCGTTGAGACAGTGCCCAAGTCGTTACACCTTTCGTGCGGGTCGGAACTTACCCGACAAGGAATTTCGCTACCTTAGGACCGTTATAGTTACGGCCGCCGTTTACCGGGGCTTCAATTCAAAGCTTCGGACTCAACCTGACCTCTCCTCTTAACCTTCCGGCACCGGGCAGGTGTCAGCACCTATACGTCAGCTTTCGCTTTAGCAGGCACCTGTGTTTGTGGTAAACAGTCGCTTGGGCCTCTTTTTTGCAACTCATTCCCGCTTCGATCGTTTCGAATCTACACGGTTTACAAGCTCCCCTTTTCCCGAAGTTACGGGGACATTTTGCCGAGTTCCTTAACGAGGGTTCTCCCGCGCACCTTAGGATTCTCTCCCCGCCTACCTGTGTCGGTTTACGGTACGGGCACCTATTATCTCGCTAGAAGCTTTTCTTGACAGTGTGGGATTAATGAATTCACCGTTATTTCTAACAGCTTTCCGTCACTCCTCAGGTTTAAGCAGAGCGGATTTGCCTACTCTGCACCCTACAAGCTTAGACGCGACTTTCCATCCTCGCGCTCATCTACCCTGCTGTGTCACTCCATCACTCAAACGACTCTAGGTGGTACTGGATTTTTAACCAGTTGTCCATCGCCTACGCTTTTATGCCTCGGCTTAGGTCCCGACTTACTCTGAGCGGACGATCCTTCCTCAGAAATCCTTAGGCTTTCGGTGGACAAGATTCTCACTTGTCTTTTCGCTACTCATACCGGCATTCTCACTTCTTATCAGTCCACATGTCCTTACGGTCATGCTTCGACCCGATAAGAACGCTCCCCTACCCATGTCATTAGACATGCCATAGCTTCGGTTCCGTGCTTTAGCCCCGGACATCTTCGGCGCACAATCTCTCGACCAGTGAGCTATTACGCACTCTTTAAATGGTGGCTGCTTCTAAGCCAACATCCTGGTTGTTTCGGAAATTCCACATCCTTTGCCACTTAGCACGGCATTGGGGACCTTAGCTGATGGTCTGGGCTGTTTCCCTCTTGACTACGGATCTTATCATTCGCAGTCTGACTCCCAGGTTAAAGTATATTCATTCGCAGTTTGACAAGGTTCAGTAACCTAAAAGGCCCCTAGCCCTATCAGAGCTCTACCGTCTATACTCATTACCTGAGGCTAGCCCTAAAGCTATTTCGGGGAGAACCAGCTATCTCCGCGTTCGATTGGCATTTCACCCCTATCCACATCTCATCCCAAAGCTTTTCAACGCTCACGGGTTCGGTCCTCCACGCATTTTTACCTGCGCTTCAACCTGGACATGGATAGATCACTGCGGTTTCGGGTCTACAATAACTAACTGTCGCCCTGTTTAGACTCGCTTTCGCTTCGGCTCCGTGTGTTCCACTTAACCTCGCTAGTTACTGTAACTCGCCGGTTCATTCTTCAATAGGCACGCCGTCAGCCTCATATGGGCCTTCGACTGCTTGTAGGCATACGGTTTCAGGTTCTGTTTCACTCCCCTCCCGGGGTGCTTTTCACCTTTCCCTCACGGTACTATGCGCTATCGGTCGCCAAGGAGTATTTTGCCTTGGAGGGTGGTCCCCCCTGCTTCCCACAGGGTTCCTCGTGTCCCGTGGTACTCTGGATTCCGGCCATTTCGCTCTGCCTTTCGCTTACAGGGCTTTTACCTTCTGCGGCCTACCTTTCCAGGTAGTTCGACTAGGCCTGACGAAACTTACGCCGGTCCTCAACCCCAAAGAGCTAAGCTCTTTGGTTTGGGCTCTTCCCCGTTCGCTCGCCGCTACTTAGGGAATCTCGTTTGATTACTTTTCCTCCGGGTACTTAGATGTTTCAGTTCCCCGGGTGCCCTCACTACTAAAGTAGTGTGACGGTGCATTACCACCGCCAGGTTCCCCCATTCGGAGATCTAGGAGTCAAAGCTTGCTTGCAGCTCATCCTAGCTTTTCGCAGCTTACCGCGTCCTTCTTCGGCTCTTGGCGCCTAGGCATCCACCGTATGCCCTAAATAACTTGACTTATGCTGCAAAGCTGCAACTGTCTATCGCGCATCATCTGCTTCGTTGTCAGTCCGGGCGCTCTCTTCGACGTACTTCCAGTACGACTCCGTTCGCGTCCTCCCTCCGCCTCGCATCTGATACACGCTAGCCAGTTTCGCCTCAGCTTACACTAGCTTTTGCTAATTTAGGTTCTAACTAAAAAAATCCTAATTGCGCGTAAAGAACTTCTCATATGTTACTATGAGGCATTACTTTACTTTGCTTTCTTCTGTGCAGTTTTCAAGGAACAGGTTTTCAGGAATATCTATGTTAGCATGGTCACTCGTATATTTCAACAAGTAACTTTTACTAATTAGCATTCCCTCAAAACCAAACAATGTAAGAGTTATCATCTGCCAAATGTACCGACCTAGGATTTCAGACTGTATTTCAAGTCTGTTATCTCCCTAGAAAGGAGGTGATCCAGCCGCACCTTCCGATACGGCTACCTTGTTACGACTTCACCCCAATCATCGACCCCACCTTAGACGGCTAGTTCCTTTTCAGGTTACCCCACCGGCTTCGGGTGTTGCCAACTTTCGTGGTGTGACGGGCGGTGTGTACAAGGCCCGGGAACGTATTCACCGCAGTATGCTGACCTGCGATTACTAGCGATTCCGACTTCACGGAGGCGAGTTGCAGCCTCCGATCCGAACTGAGAGCTTGTTTGTGTGTTTGGCTCAACCTCGCGGTCTTGCTTCACTTTGTTTAAGCCCATTGTAGTACGTGTGTAGCCCAGGACATAAGGGGCATGATGACTTGACGTCATCCCCGCCTTCCTCCGCATTGTCTGCGGCAGTCTCCCTTGAGTTCCCACCATCACGTGCTGGCAACAAAGGATAAGGGTTGCGCTCGTTGCGGGACTTAACCCAACATCTCACGACACGAGCTGACGACAGCCATGCACCACCTGTTTTTGTGTCCCCGAAGGGAGGAATCTATCTCTAGATCTTTCACTCAATGTCAAGCCCTGGTAAGGTTCTTCGCGTTGCGTCGAATTAAACCACATACTCCACCGCTTGTGCGGGCCCCCGTCAATTCCTTTGAGTTTCAACCTTGCGGCCGTACTCCCCAGGCGGGGTACTTATTGCGTTAACTCCGGCACAGAAGGGGTCGATACCCTCTACACCTAGTACCCATCGTTTACGGCCAGGACTACCGGGGTATCTAATCCCGTTCGCTCCCCTGGCTTTCGCGCCTCAGTGTCAGACACAGTCCAGAAAGTCGCCTTCGCCACTGGTGTTCCTCCCAATATCTACGCATTTCACCGCTACACTGGGAATTCCACTTTCCTCTCCTGCACTCAAGATTCCCAGTTTCCTGCGCCCATACGGTGTTGAGCACCGCACTTAGACACACGACTTAAGAATCCACCTACACGCCCTTTACGCCCAATAATTCCGGACAACGCTTGCCACCTACGTATTACCGCGGCTGCTGGCACGTAGTTAGCCGTGGCTTCCTCCTTTGGTACCGTCATTAGATTGCATTATTCACACAATCCACGTTCGTCCCAAACGACAGAGCTTTACAATCCGAAGACCTTCTTCACTCACGCGGCGTTGCTCCGTCAGACTTTCGTCCATTGCGGAAGATTCCCCACTGCTGCCTCCCGTAGGAGTCTGGGCCGTGTCTCAGTCCCAGTGTGGCCGTTCATCCTCTCAGACCGGCTACTGATCGTCGCCTTGGTGAGCCTTTACCTCACCAACTAGCTAATCAGACGCAGACCCATCTCTAAACGATAGCTTACATGTAGAGGCCATCTTTCTTAACTTAGCCATGCAGCCAAGTTACCACATTCGGTATTAGCACCACTTTCGCGGTGTTGTCCCCAGTTTAGAGGCAGGTTGTCTACGCGTTACTCACCCGTTCGCCACTAAGAGTTATTGCTAACTCTCCGTTCGACTTGCATGTGTTAGGCACGCCGCCAGCGTTCGTCCTGAGCCAGGATCAAACTCTCCATAAAAGTATTTCGTCCATATGCCTACGAGCTTTCTTACCGTTGCCATCTTGATAGTGTGAATGATTCACTTTATCAGACGCAACAGAAAAAAGTTCAAAGTCACACGTGACTACCTTATTTATGGAGCCTTTTGTGGCTCATAAAATTTAAAGAAATTATTTAAAGTGCTCATTGAGCACCGCACATCTGGCTTTTTATGATGCATTACTTACATTGTTCAGTTTTCAGGGAACGATGTCTCTCGGACATGCCGTTGCTTACGCTTGTCCGGGAGTGTTTTGCGCTGTTTTCAGCGCGATGACGTTTCTATATGTTATCACGGTTATTCTATCGTGTCAACATAATCTTGTTTGTTTTTTTCGCCGCACAACTACTAATTAACTGTCACTTGTAGTGAGGCAGCTTGTCTATATTAGCATGCTCATCCCCTTATGTCAATCTACTTAACCATAAATAATTATCCGATCACTAACCCGCTCTAAGACTCCGCTTCTGCAAGCGGGAGTTATACCCCTACGGGCACAGGCGAGCAGTTAAGCCCCTGGATAAGGACGACTTAACTTCAGATGGGGTTAAAACCCCACCTGAAGTTAAGTCTACTTTATCGTCAAAAAAATTCATCACCAGGATTGAGGTACATGGAATAATCGATAGGATGCAGTGGATATGACAGATTCATCGTTTGGGTTTGATCGTCCCAGGCAGCGGCCACATTGTATACTTTCCCTATAGTATCGCTGGTAACAAACGGCTGTCCCGCTATTACCATAACTGACGCCGGTCTGCCCTGCACAAACAATTGACCGGTATCAGCCTGCCATTTTACACGTTCACCTAATGCTTTGGCAAGCGTTAGGGCCGGAATGGCAAAGTGATTGCCGACACGCACAATGTCGCCTGATAAGAGTTGACCGTCAAAATTGGCTACCGGCAGCATTAACTCTAAACAATTTTCACTTTCATCCCAGATGCCGCGCCCGCCAACCAAGTCTGGCAAATGTTCGGCGTTAACGTACACGGTAGTACCGTGCTTAATGCCTGGTACAGTCTTATTTTGCCGGGTCAGAGTTTGTTGATCTTCATTCCAGTTCACGAAGGTGTTCAGACTCTCAGCCAGCGCCAGTACCGGCACTTGTTTTTGCCCTTCTCTGGAGACAATGCGTTCCGGTCGCAATACCCCATTTATTTTGAGATTATGAAATTGGGCAAAAACCACCTGTTTTTCGGGAATATCCCGAATTAATGCCCGCAAAAATGATTCATCCGCCAATCCGTCTAACCCGGCTTGCGCTAAAGCTTGTTTAACACTTGCCAGAGTTACCGGCTGCCGTCCATATATATCGGAGTAAATACCGATAGAGCCTCTGCCGCGCGCATCCACCCGCACCTTAATCCGCTCGTATTCTATGGAAACAGAAGTCTCACAGTCGACAAGCTCGAACAATTCTTCTACGTCCTCTTCCTGCATTCGCACACAACCATTGGAAACGGCCAAACCAATGGACCAGGGAGCATTGGTGCCGTGAATGCCATATAAAGGGGCAAAACCTATCCAACGATACCCCAGCGGATTATCCGGGCCTGACGGCACTATAAAATCTTTGCCGGGAGGATACCAGCAGGGATCAACTTCTTTCTCAATAATGGAGAATTCTCCGGTAGGTGTCGGCATGGAAGGCTTGCCTACGCCTACTGGATATTCCTTAACAAGTGTATTGTTTTTATATAGTTCCAACGTACGGCTCGGGATATTGATAATGATCTTTGATAAAGCTTCCTGCTCCATAGCCTGAGCATAACCGGGCAGAGCAAATAAAGCTAAACAAAAAATTACCCAAAGAACCCTTCTACACATGCGCATACCCATGCAGTCATCCCCTCATATGACAAATGCCTATGACAATAACATATATGAGAGGAATCCTGGCAGTATGCGTTAATTAGTTGTACAAGCCTAAAAAAATTGCGGGAGTACCCGCGTACTCCCGCCTAATTATACCTTTTGCGTTATCCCTAAAAGCCTAATTCTTCGCCGATAATAATGATCTCAACCTCGGTACCTAACGGCTTTTTGTGCATAATTGTTGTAACATTACAGATCCGGGTCGGCCCTTGACAGTCCATACATTGGCCGGTCGTGGTACATGGATTGGGAAGACCTATACGTTTGTTATTGATGGGAGCAGCATAGAGTTCAATCCGTTCCATCGCGGCATCGGTATTTGTTACAACCTTATTAATACCGGTGATAACAATGACTTTCTTGGGGCCAAAAATCATAGCAGCCGCACGGTTGCCAGAACCATCAACATTAACAAGTTCGCCTTGTAAGGTAAGGGCGTTAGTACCTGTCAAAAAAATATCGCAAGTCATTTGTTTACGCCGCAGCGCCATCGATTCTTCCTTGGACAAACCCGGCTTGTTGTGATTGAAGACCGTATTTCCCCGTTCTTCCAACAAGGTGTCAATTCCTACTTCTTTAATTGTCCATGAGCCGCCAATACCAACAGTGGCGTCAGCCGGAATGAGTGCCGCGAGTTTGTCCAAAGCTTCCTGCCTGGTGTTGACATAGCTAGCGATAAAGTTGTTCTTCTCCAGTGCTTTTACAAGTTTTTCCCCAATGGTTTGGTTGTGCCAGTTTGTAAATTCACTCATTGTACATCCCTCCATTTATTATGTGAGTTCAGGAAACCATGTGCATAGCGGCCAGATCAGCCATGTCTTCAGCCGTATACTGGTTGTACACGCTGTTTATATGTTTGGCATAAGATAGTCCGTTAAAACTGCCATTTGCCTGAATCGTTATCGCCGCATTCAGTGCATCGGCAAATGCGGGAGCCAGCGCCACTTTGCGTACAGCCCGGATAAGGCCGTCCTCAGCGTCAACCAAAGTAACTTTTAGTATATCTGCATCTGCCACTTCCACCGGATACGCGCGCAAGTCCCTTGGTACGGTATGCCAGGAGTAAGGTGCATCGTTCCAACTGCTTGTACCAAATTTGAAAAGCAAAAATATAATGGGGCCATCAATATATAAACCTAATTCGACACTGCCATATGCAATGCTTTCTACTTCCCGGGCAGCAATTCCTGCTTCAATAATCACAAGGCCATGACCATCTCTATCTAAACGATAAACAATTTTTTCTTCAAGCTTGTCCTGACCGTATTCATATAATTGACCAACCTGGCCTGTTTGCATCCATTCCACCACTTTCTTATACCGTTTTATTACTATATTATACCATCTAGATGGACTCCAACAAAATTATTATAAATACTTGTAATAATTACACCCATTTTTCCGGAAACTAGTAATAGGCGTTAGCATGTTACGTCAATACTCGTTCAGGAGGTATTTTATGCTGCAGCGCAAATCATTGGGTTGCGATAGTTGCATCGAAAGCAACTCCTGTGAATTTTCCTCAGAGTTTTGCCCGAAAGCTACACTTGAGCTTAGTCCTGACCAAGACTTGGAATCAGATCCCGCCTTTAAAAAGTACCGGGAATTTTATCAGCGCTTCTCCAATTAATAGTCACAGTCAGAGGAGGTCCTGCCGTGAAAACTACCATTAAGTATGCTCATGGTAAAGGATTCAGCAAAAACCTTTCCTCAGTTACAGTACTAGCCAGCCCGAGAACCAATGAGGAAATCCAGGAAAATATTCAAAAGGCCCATCCGCAAAGAATTCGCAACAGACAGTCTCCTCAATTCTTTTAATATGGGCATAAGAATCAGAGAATAATATGGAGACGACTTAACTGCTGCTAACCTAGAAATACGAGTCTTACCCGGCTTGGTTATAAGAAAAAGCCTTGGCTTGTGCCAAGGCTCTCAGGCCGGGCCGAATTGCTATGCCATCCAGGTGCGTCACGGCAGAAGCCTTAGTGGTTCCTATCAACAGAATGCAGTTATACATT
Proteins encoded in this window:
- a CDS encoding exosporium glycoprotein BclB-related protein, yielding MAGGLIGTTSLVGFGASTPGVSIVGGVIDLSAITNMAFSAPRDGTITSIAAFFSTTAALALVGTTITITAELFSSPTPDNDFTLVPGTTVTLAPPLTGVVAIGDTSNGILTGLAIPVTAQTRLLLVFSATADGLSLINTVAGYASAGVTIE
- a CDS encoding DUF3794 domain-containing protein; the encoded protein is MSRRYHRKSRQFMIGDTLTIPQDKPDIEFLLRMTAVPTIDKATGADKKVIFSGHVLVTIEYVACVPDGTQPIHFVSFEQPFTGAISHRSARPDRSIHLKGLMEVQELQLVGPRQVKTSLQLKVCSVKLVRCRSPLPTHAGEA
- a CDS encoding DUF3794 domain-containing protein, translated to MNNTLINIAGICDVCRLTLHDNDSWTELSIPENLVLPREKPDIEQILSANVAVKIIKTKVIVTPSTEQTPNFEGKLLTGRKLIIGGELCQSITYTADFSSQPVHSVHFVVPFSAYIVIPKKIRILNEITCCEKSIDSLFVNYHVKACVEDVFIQEINKRQIFKNILLFLQAVPTITGCV
- a CDS encoding DUF3794 domain-containing protein, giving the protein MNNCDTNCLKECKATLGNVECSVNGNFDRPLPCECEKVDELVIINGICPREKLECFLDCGNIRRWTQLLVPEVLCIPCQKPDIEQLISITAIVDIISQRVVRTPGDKCMTLTNEECTDLTGKKLIIEGVLQQKIVYAAAVEEQSVHSVHFDVPFSAFIILAPEDHLSKKFKVEACIEDIFITNITARKIFKNVTLVIRALPIVCPEICII
- a CDS encoding DUF3794 domain-containing protein gives rise to the protein MKTCQCIGQHAVEVVGVCDPAQVAIGLNKCDLGQWTQISIPEILQLPCAKPDVATVDKVFVDVQLKSIRVVKTPAGECGSPIVNREGLRLTGRKLVVEGLLKQKLVYTAALCDQPVHFAHFEVPFSAFIILACDTCLDQQFCVETCVEDVFAIPFNCREIFKNVTLFLQAIPV
- a CDS encoding DUF3794 domain-containing protein: MGRKSTQVSITDKLSIPCHKPDIESILRVTTTPIIDKTVTMHKKVIFSGHILVCVEYVACVPDGTQPVHFVSFSIPFGGLICHRFLCEKLKACLKAKFLFHECHLIDPRTIKKVIALKVCLRKLFRVRKCLPVPCCEPGHTVACKPDKPLWPVIPQACCTQSPYKSGQDESQLPVSEQKVYHNAQDNDYSQYGDVHLPLVIRPLDSGIESTE
- a CDS encoding SPOCS domain-containing protein, translating into MTDKLIEVSGITPEAHFPKCPPNHPHTQFCETDKLYIPCPNPSIHEILEVCVSVVVCSNKEICTPIGRKLVINGKKQIKVKFSTNDPCQPFHCAHFEVPFCTFIVLGDSKQEVVQICTVVEDIAVKLLDCRCLSVTSIIFLCPILKQEPNCPPCPPCSGHSDSCQQHIPYNHCSSHYQSTTKKYHSGSNCSVCGPEEVIMTDRHYYYGK
- a CDS encoding L,D-transpeptidase yields the protein MGMRMCRRVLWVIFCLALFALPGYAQAMEQEALSKIIINIPSRTLELYKNNTLVKEYPVGVGKPSMPTPTGEFSIIEKEVDPCWYPPGKDFIVPSGPDNPLGYRWIGFAPLYGIHGTNAPWSIGLAVSNGCVRMQEEDVEELFELVDCETSVSIEYERIKVRVDARGRGSIGIYSDIYGRQPVTLASVKQALAQAGLDGLADESFLRALIRDIPEKQVVFAQFHNLKINGVLRPERIVSREGQKQVPVLALAESLNTFVNWNEDQQTLTRQNKTVPGIKHGTTVYVNAEHLPDLVGGRGIWDESENCLELMLPVANFDGQLLSGDIVRVGNHFAIPALTLAKALGERVKWQADTGQLFVQGRPASVMVIAGQPFVTSDTIGKVYNVAAAWDDQTQTMNLSYPLHPIDYSMYLNPGDEFF